A DNA window from Acidobacteriota bacterium contains the following coding sequences:
- a CDS encoding beta-lactamase family protein, whose protein sequence is MRWCLAAVILSLVSCGGGGGAEPVAGNPQVDSMFAHFAADDSPGASVMVVRDGAVVHSAGYGVADLDDGSMMSPSTPVRLGSVSKAFTAMAIVILEEQSALTFDSPVTEWVPELRRFPGITVRHLLNHTSSLPDYYGNGSPLEGMATADGRQAPLQNAEAFSVYEAWGEPVFTPGDRFEYCNPGYEALALIVERVSGTTFAQFLEAEIFTPLGMTTAAVRDLPSKRIPNRAIGYAPIEDGGGWQESDDHWGNWLVGAGGIYASLEDLFKWDQALYRWAETGARTDEAFSAAIRPSYSWTRSRAPRARHPTNART, encoded by the coding sequence ATGCGTTGGTGTTTGGCGGCCGTGATCTTGTCTCTCGTCTCGTGTGGAGGAGGGGGCGGAGCAGAGCCGGTCGCCGGCAACCCACAGGTAGACTCGATGTTCGCGCACTTTGCCGCGGATGATTCCCCGGGCGCATCGGTCATGGTCGTACGTGACGGAGCCGTCGTGCATTCCGCGGGATACGGCGTCGCCGACCTTGATGATGGGTCGATGATGAGCCCTTCGACTCCGGTTCGTCTCGGGTCGGTCTCGAAGGCGTTCACGGCAATGGCCATCGTGATTCTCGAGGAACAGAGTGCCTTGACGTTTGACTCTCCCGTCACGGAGTGGGTGCCTGAGCTCAGACGCTTCCCGGGCATCACGGTCCGGCACCTGCTGAACCACACGTCCAGTCTCCCCGACTACTACGGTAACGGTAGCCCTCTCGAGGGAATGGCCACGGCGGACGGACGCCAGGCTCCCCTTCAGAACGCCGAAGCCTTCTCGGTTTACGAGGCGTGGGGTGAACCGGTCTTCACACCGGGCGATCGCTTTGAGTACTGCAATCCCGGATATGAGGCGCTTGCTCTAATCGTAGAACGGGTCTCCGGAACGACATTCGCGCAGTTCCTCGAAGCGGAGATCTTTACACCGCTCGGAATGACTACGGCAGCGGTACGCGACCTACCGAGCAAGCGAATCCCGAATCGGGCTATTGGCTACGCTCCGATCGAGGATGGTGGTGGATGGCAGGAGTCCGATGATCATTGGGGCAATTGGCTCGTAGGAGCCGGAGGGATCTACGCCTCACTCGAAGACCTCTTCAAGTGGGACCAGGCTCTGTACCGTTGGGCAGAAACCGGAGCACGTACGGACGAAGCATTCTCGGCGGCGATACGGCCATCCTATTCCTGGACGCGGAGTAGAGCGCCGCGAGCACGCCACCCAACAAACGCACGCACCTGA